A region of Burkholderia lata DNA encodes the following proteins:
- a CDS encoding TetR/AcrR family transcriptional regulator: protein MRKIDPEKVEAKRRQILDAAIDCFARDGFHATSTAAICKAAGMSPGNLFHYFPTKAAIIEAIAQDDQREMAELFARHADADDALAAIEEIALALMELSSDPVYARISVETAAEATRNPDVAALFAANEAQVKGRMVALIKRGVAQGKIDGSLKPDLVATWVLALAEGAVCRVVFEPGFKPRAHRAMLRTIIQRMLKSQ, encoded by the coding sequence TTGAGAAAGATCGACCCTGAAAAAGTGGAAGCGAAGCGGCGCCAGATCCTGGATGCCGCGATCGACTGTTTTGCGCGCGACGGCTTCCATGCAACGTCCACCGCCGCGATCTGCAAGGCGGCCGGCATGAGCCCCGGCAACCTGTTCCACTACTTCCCGACGAAGGCGGCGATCATCGAGGCGATCGCGCAGGACGACCAGCGCGAGATGGCCGAACTGTTCGCGCGGCATGCGGATGCCGACGACGCGCTGGCCGCGATCGAGGAGATCGCGCTGGCATTGATGGAATTGTCGAGCGATCCCGTCTATGCGCGCATCAGCGTCGAGACCGCGGCGGAGGCGACGCGCAATCCGGACGTCGCCGCGCTGTTCGCGGCGAACGAGGCGCAGGTGAAAGGGCGAATGGTTGCGCTGATCAAGCGCGGCGTCGCGCAAGGGAAGATCGACGGCAGCCTGAAGCCCGATCTCGTCGCGACGTGGGTGCTCGCGCTGGCGGAAGGGGCGGTCTGCCGCGTCGTGTTCGAGCCGGGATTCAAGCCGCGTGCGCACCGGGCGATGCTGCGGACGATCATTCAGCGGATGCTGAAGTCGCAGTAG
- a CDS encoding TetR/AcrR family transcriptional regulator, with translation METKPTVREQILDHAITLMMLRGYNGFSYRDLSDLVGVKTSSIHYYFPSKDDLVLEAVSVYSDDVLSAMRAIDPALPADVKLSLYTKMFGRTLGDGNMICLCGMLAADIESLPENVRQAVQAFFKANESWLAELLAQGAKEGTLQFSGKPDTAARTLYAAFQGSVLASRLFHTRARLEDVEAVWKTRS, from the coding sequence ATGGAAACGAAACCGACCGTCCGCGAACAGATTCTCGACCACGCGATCACGCTGATGATGCTGCGCGGTTACAACGGCTTCAGCTATCGAGACCTGTCCGACCTGGTGGGCGTGAAGACGTCGAGCATCCACTACTACTTCCCGTCGAAGGACGACCTCGTACTGGAAGCGGTGTCGGTCTACAGCGACGACGTCCTCTCGGCCATGCGGGCGATCGATCCGGCGCTGCCGGCCGACGTGAAGCTGAGCCTGTACACGAAGATGTTCGGCCGCACGCTCGGCGACGGCAACATGATCTGCCTGTGCGGGATGCTGGCAGCCGATATCGAATCGTTGCCGGAGAACGTGCGGCAGGCCGTGCAGGCGTTCTTCAAGGCCAACGAGAGCTGGCTCGCGGAATTGCTGGCGCAGGGCGCGAAGGAAGGCACGCTGCAGTTCAGCGGCAAGCCCGACACGGCCGCGCGCACGTTGTATGCGGCGTTCCAGGGCAGCGTGCTGGCCAGCCGGCTGTTCCATACGCGGGCGCGTCTCGAGGATGTCGAGGCAGTCTGGAAAACGCGGTCCTGA
- a CDS encoding DUF3138 family protein, with product MKKKMLCALIAGALPGLAAANSSADQIRTLQQQIAVLQRQMSALQSQLGTKPSAVPIASNVSSATTGAAADPSTPGYGQAPAVLTNDDLSEIRQQVANQQLKVDSLTDAARTGPIAGLSVTGYLDPTYVYNRGGGTSSFQFANHENAYTYYNSTFGDVFLDIKKTFGVGPTAPSAEITLMPNRGAGLSMMTGSGASGLDIINTAVLTVPLSGTTALTGGLVTGFAGYEYQQSSQMLTLTHNLLYDFSDPGSSIGAGLNYQSADGHWAWKFFVGNEQFRSAGAVTQTGVNALGDPITTSNKVPTFTARVDYLHGSALDVGGSISIGRQTLPSAVDPATGNVRYGVGGNAPSAYGAFFFGEADATYTLADAQYNAEFDYGQQQHGAFNGGLAQWFGLSLLAHRKFNAPVVGRMGATLRYDLLVNRKNGGGGSSIGLNGNGMDPYNGFGIDADCLAMSKANGGVGFECKGATRQAAAFDLLFYPTQQVTVKVEYRHDWASNKVFLRHDGSYEKSNDLLATQLIYAF from the coding sequence ATGAAAAAGAAGATGCTCTGCGCGCTGATTGCCGGAGCGCTGCCGGGGCTGGCTGCCGCGAACTCGAGCGCCGACCAGATCCGGACACTGCAGCAACAGATCGCGGTGCTGCAACGGCAGATGAGCGCGCTGCAGTCGCAGCTCGGCACGAAGCCTTCGGCCGTACCGATCGCGTCAAACGTGTCGAGCGCGACGACCGGTGCAGCGGCTGACCCGTCCACACCCGGCTACGGGCAGGCACCGGCCGTGCTGACCAACGACGATCTGTCGGAAATCCGGCAACAGGTCGCGAACCAGCAGCTGAAGGTCGATTCGCTGACCGATGCCGCGCGCACGGGCCCGATCGCCGGGCTGTCGGTGACGGGCTACCTCGACCCGACCTACGTATACAACCGGGGGGGCGGCACGTCGTCGTTCCAGTTCGCGAATCACGAGAACGCGTACACCTACTACAACAGCACGTTCGGCGATGTGTTCCTCGATATCAAGAAGACATTCGGCGTCGGCCCGACCGCGCCGTCCGCGGAAATCACGCTGATGCCGAACCGCGGCGCGGGCCTGTCGATGATGACGGGCAGCGGCGCGAGCGGCCTGGACATCATCAACACGGCCGTCCTGACCGTGCCGCTGTCGGGCACGACGGCGCTCACCGGCGGGCTCGTGACGGGCTTCGCCGGTTACGAGTACCAGCAGTCGAGCCAGATGCTCACGCTCACGCACAACCTGCTGTACGACTTCTCCGATCCGGGCTCGTCGATCGGCGCGGGCCTCAACTACCAGAGCGCGGACGGCCACTGGGCCTGGAAGTTCTTCGTCGGCAACGAGCAGTTCCGCAGCGCGGGCGCGGTCACGCAGACCGGCGTCAACGCGCTCGGCGACCCGATCACGACCAGCAACAAGGTGCCGACCTTCACCGCGCGGGTCGACTACCTGCACGGCAGCGCGCTCGACGTCGGCGGCTCGATCAGCATCGGCCGGCAGACGCTGCCGAGCGCGGTCGATCCGGCGACCGGCAACGTGCGCTACGGCGTGGGCGGCAATGCGCCGAGCGCATACGGCGCGTTCTTCTTCGGCGAAGCCGATGCGACCTATACGCTCGCCGACGCGCAGTACAACGCCGAGTTCGACTACGGCCAGCAGCAGCACGGCGCGTTCAACGGCGGGCTCGCGCAGTGGTTCGGGCTGTCGCTGCTCGCGCACCGCAAGTTCAACGCACCGGTGGTCGGCCGCATGGGCGCGACGCTGCGCTACGACCTGCTCGTGAACCGGAAGAACGGCGGCGGCGGATCGTCGATCGGCCTGAACGGCAACGGGATGGATCCGTACAACGGCTTCGGCATCGATGCGGACTGCCTCGCGATGTCGAAGGCGAACGGCGGCGTCGGCTTCGAGTGCAAGGGCGCGACGCGGCAGGCTGCCGCGTTCGACCTGCTGTTCTACCCGACCCAGCAAGTGACGGTGAAGGTCGAATACCGGCACGACTGGGCGAGCAACAAGGTTTTCCTGCGTCACGACGGGTCGTACGAGAAGTCGAACGACCTGCTCGCCACCCAACTTATCTACGCGTTCTGA
- a CDS encoding NAD(P)/FAD-dependent oxidoreductase: MLKFENQQHVQSYYAVTANNRARHPSLDGAVTADVCVIGGGLTGLSAALELAERGHSVVLVEASRIGWGASGRNGGQLIAGYACDIDTFSAYLPEDDVRRVWAMGLESVEIVRQRVERYGIDCDLTSGFVTAANKPRHLDGLRAWRDTAASRFGYRGYEFIERADMHRFVASDRYVGGLRYEGSGHLHPLNYTLGLARAAREAGVTIHEDTPAISLDRAAPNHRVTCARGHVDARHVVLACNAYLGQLAPALARKIIPVATYLIATEPLGDARAAETMPADAAICDTNSALDYFRLTRDRRLLWGGKASSSTNTPRDLAAAMRRDMLKTFPQLADVRIDYAWGGLIDATMNRAPHFGRLEPTVYFAQGFSGHGVNVTGLAGRLIAEAIDAQAARFDLFGRIRHRDFPGGRALRTSMLALAMTWHRMMDLL; the protein is encoded by the coding sequence ATGCTCAAGTTCGAAAACCAGCAACATGTTCAGTCCTACTATGCAGTGACGGCCAACAACCGCGCGCGGCATCCGTCGCTCGACGGGGCCGTGACGGCCGACGTCTGCGTGATCGGCGGCGGGCTCACGGGCCTGTCCGCGGCACTCGAGCTCGCCGAGCGCGGCCATTCGGTCGTGCTCGTCGAAGCGTCGAGGATCGGCTGGGGCGCGAGCGGGCGCAACGGCGGCCAGCTGATCGCCGGGTACGCGTGCGACATCGATACGTTCTCGGCCTACCTGCCGGAAGACGACGTGCGGCGCGTCTGGGCGATGGGGCTGGAGTCGGTCGAGATCGTCCGGCAACGGGTCGAGCGGTACGGCATCGATTGCGACCTGACCTCCGGCTTCGTGACGGCCGCGAACAAGCCGCGCCATCTCGATGGGCTGCGTGCGTGGCGCGATACCGCGGCGAGCCGCTTCGGCTATCGCGGCTACGAATTCATCGAGCGTGCCGACATGCATCGCTTCGTCGCGTCGGACCGCTACGTCGGCGGCCTCCGCTACGAAGGCAGTGGCCATCTGCATCCGCTGAACTACACGCTCGGCCTCGCGCGGGCGGCGCGCGAAGCCGGCGTGACGATCCACGAGGACACACCCGCGATTTCGCTCGATCGCGCCGCGCCGAATCACCGCGTGACGTGCGCACGCGGACACGTGGATGCCCGTCATGTCGTGCTGGCCTGCAATGCATACCTGGGGCAGCTGGCGCCGGCGCTCGCGCGCAAGATCATTCCGGTCGCGACGTACCTGATCGCGACGGAGCCGCTCGGCGACGCGCGCGCGGCCGAGACGATGCCGGCCGATGCGGCGATCTGCGACACCAATTCGGCGCTCGACTATTTCAGGCTGACGCGCGACCGCCGGCTGCTGTGGGGCGGCAAGGCCAGCAGTTCGACGAACACGCCGCGCGACCTCGCGGCCGCGATGCGGCGCGACATGCTGAAGACGTTCCCGCAGCTGGCCGATGTGCGGATCGACTACGCGTGGGGCGGGCTGATCGACGCGACGATGAATCGCGCGCCGCATTTCGGCCGGCTCGAGCCGACCGTGTATTTCGCGCAGGGCTTTTCCGGGCACGGCGTCAACGTGACGGGCCTCGCGGGGCGGCTGATCGCGGAAGCGATCGATGCACAGGCCGCGCGCTTCGACCTGTTCGGCCGGATTCGCCATCGCGACTTTCCGGGCGGGCGCGCGCTGCGCACGTCGATGCTGGCGCTCGCGATGACCTGGCACCGGATGATGGACCTGCTCTGA
- a CDS encoding ABC transporter ATP-binding protein has product MFSWFERRLPTFPLEDPVTPPRGFFSFVWACTKGARSWILLIALTSAALAAYEAALFAMMGRVVDWLASATPAEFGGRHFGTLVGFAAILAGSTLLIALHTMVKHQVLAINFPMRLRWLFHRLMLDQSLSFYANEFAGRVTTKIMQTALAVRDALFMSVDVVIGVAAYLIGILALAASFDWRLMIPLALWALGYGLACAYFVPRLGAVGSRQADARALMTGRITDAYSNITTVKLFSHTRREADHARRAMEAFKATGDAQMRLVSAFEVVNHLLSTLLLVGSTGLALVLWMHGEVSAGVVAAVIAMALRLSSYSHWIMWEMTELFENVGTIQDGINTLTKVHSVVDAPDAKPLAVQRGGIVFDNVQFAHEDNDRAVFDGLNLTIRPGERIGLIGRSGAGKSTLVNLLLRFYDVGGGTIRIDGQDIAHVTQDSLRSAIGMVTQDTSLLHRTMRENLLYGRPDATEREMHDAAVRAEASEFIDRLRDRHGRSGYDVEVGERGVKLSGGQRQRVAIARVMLKDAPILVLDEATSALDSEVEVAIQRSLDGLMHGKTVIAIAHRLSTIAAMDRLIVLDEGRIVEEGTHQQLLQAGGIYAALWTHQSGGFLGETPDVEKAEQ; this is encoded by the coding sequence ATGTTTTCGTGGTTTGAACGGCGCCTGCCGACTTTCCCGCTCGAAGATCCCGTCACGCCGCCGCGCGGATTCTTCTCGTTCGTCTGGGCGTGCACGAAAGGCGCGCGCAGCTGGATCCTGCTGATCGCGCTGACGTCGGCCGCGCTGGCCGCGTACGAAGCCGCGCTGTTCGCGATGATGGGCCGCGTGGTCGACTGGCTCGCGTCCGCGACGCCGGCCGAGTTCGGCGGCCGGCACTTCGGCACGCTCGTCGGGTTCGCGGCGATCCTCGCCGGCAGTACGCTGCTGATTGCGCTGCATACGATGGTCAAGCACCAGGTGCTGGCGATCAACTTCCCGATGCGGCTGCGCTGGCTGTTTCACCGGCTGATGCTCGACCAGAGCCTGTCGTTCTACGCGAACGAATTCGCCGGCCGCGTGACGACCAAGATCATGCAGACCGCGCTCGCGGTGCGCGATGCGCTGTTCATGTCGGTCGACGTCGTGATCGGCGTCGCCGCGTACCTGATCGGCATCCTCGCGCTCGCGGCCAGCTTCGACTGGCGGCTGATGATCCCGCTCGCGCTGTGGGCGCTCGGCTACGGCCTGGCATGCGCGTATTTCGTACCGCGCCTCGGTGCCGTCGGCAGCCGCCAGGCCGATGCGCGCGCGCTGATGACGGGCCGCATCACCGACGCGTATTCGAACATCACGACCGTGAAGCTGTTCTCGCACACGCGGCGCGAAGCCGACCACGCGCGCCGCGCGATGGAGGCGTTCAAGGCGACCGGCGACGCGCAGATGCGGCTCGTCAGCGCGTTCGAGGTCGTCAACCACCTGCTGTCGACGCTGCTGCTGGTCGGCTCGACCGGCCTCGCGCTGGTTCTGTGGATGCACGGCGAAGTGAGCGCGGGCGTCGTCGCGGCGGTGATCGCGATGGCGCTGCGCCTGTCGAGCTATTCGCACTGGATCATGTGGGAGATGACCGAGCTGTTCGAGAACGTCGGCACGATCCAGGACGGCATCAACACGCTGACGAAAGTACACAGCGTGGTCGACGCGCCCGATGCGAAGCCGCTTGCGGTGCAGCGCGGCGGGATCGTGTTCGACAACGTGCAGTTCGCGCACGAGGACAACGACCGCGCGGTGTTCGACGGGCTGAACCTGACGATTCGGCCCGGCGAGCGGATCGGCCTGATCGGCCGTTCCGGCGCCGGCAAGTCGACGCTCGTGAACCTGCTGCTGCGCTTCTACGACGTGGGCGGCGGCACGATCCGGATCGACGGGCAGGACATCGCGCACGTGACGCAGGACAGCCTGCGCAGCGCGATCGGGATGGTCACGCAGGATACGTCGCTGCTGCACCGGACGATGCGCGAGAACCTGCTGTACGGGCGCCCGGACGCGACCGAGCGCGAGATGCACGACGCGGCCGTGCGCGCGGAAGCGTCCGAGTTCATCGACCGGCTGCGCGATCGTCACGGCCGCAGCGGTTACGACGTCGAGGTCGGCGAGCGCGGCGTGAAGCTGTCGGGCGGCCAGCGGCAGCGCGTCGCGATCGCGCGCGTGATGCTCAAGGACGCACCGATCCTCGTGCTCGACGAGGCAACCAGTGCGCTCGATTCCGAAGTCGAAGTCGCGATCCAGCGCAGCCTCGACGGCCTGATGCACGGCAAGACGGTGATCGCGATCGCACACCGGCTGTCGACCATCGCGGCGATGGACCGGCTGATCGTGCTCGACGAAGGGCGCATCGTCGAAGAAGGCACGCACCAGCAGCTGCTGCAGGCCGGCGGCATTTATGCGGCGCTGTGGACGCACCAGAGCGGCGGGTTCCTCGGTGAAACGCCGGATGTGGAGAAGGCGGAGCAGTAA
- a CDS encoding cupin domain-containing protein, translated as MTNITNVVDLMRAPAKLTQSRVPSGLLLDGNPLQTLSHHYISPCGQFSCGIWECTPGRWTIEYDESEYCEMLSGVAIVRDADGRERVLRAGDRFVIPPGFRGTWEVVETCRKIYASHAPQAAQPGA; from the coding sequence ATGACCAACATCACGAATGTCGTCGACCTGATGCGGGCACCGGCGAAGCTCACGCAGAGCCGCGTGCCGAGCGGGCTGCTGCTCGACGGCAATCCGTTGCAGACGCTGTCGCATCACTACATCAGCCCGTGCGGGCAGTTCAGCTGCGGAATCTGGGAATGCACGCCCGGCCGCTGGACGATCGAGTACGACGAGTCGGAGTATTGCGAGATGCTGAGTGGCGTCGCGATCGTGCGCGATGCGGATGGTCGCGAGCGCGTGCTGCGCGCGGGCGACCGGTTCGTGATTCCGCCGGGCTTTCGCGGCACGTGGGAAGTCGTCGAAACGTGCCGCAAGATCTATGCGTCGCACGCACCGCAGGCCGCACAGCCGGGCGCGTAA
- a CDS encoding aldehyde dehydrogenase, which produces MNQPTFEDWQARAAVLRVEGRAFIDGDARHAHTGATFACVSPIDGCVLAHVADCGADDVDLAVAAARRAFDARSWAGMNPRTRKAVLQRWAALMREHLDELALLETLDTGKPIADTTAIDVPAAAHCVDWYAEAIDKVGGEVAPVDHHLVGLVTREPIGVVAAVVPWNFPLLMAAWKFAPALAAGNSVVLKPSEKSPLTAIRVAQLACDAGVPPGVFSVVPGGAEPGKALALHRDVDCIAFTGSTRTGQQIMACAAQSNLKRVWLELGGKSPNIVLRDCPDLDRAAQAAADAIFFNMGEVCTAGSRLLVHRDIKDAFVAKLVDASRRFAPGHPLDPSVTMGAIVDRTQLDRVMGYIGAGRDEGKLVTGGARVREETGGFYVEPTVFEVKPDAKIAREEIFGPVLSVIVFDEVDEAVRIANDTEYGLAAAVWSADLSTAHAVARRLRAGTVWVNCYGDGSDDMNFPFGGYKLSGNGRDKSLHALDKYTELKSTVVRL; this is translated from the coding sequence ATGAATCAACCGACATTCGAAGACTGGCAGGCCCGCGCGGCCGTGTTGCGGGTCGAAGGGCGCGCGTTCATCGACGGCGACGCGCGCCACGCGCACACCGGCGCGACCTTCGCCTGCGTGAGCCCGATCGACGGTTGCGTGCTCGCGCACGTGGCCGATTGCGGCGCCGACGACGTCGACCTCGCGGTGGCGGCCGCACGCCGCGCGTTCGACGCCCGGAGCTGGGCTGGCATGAACCCGCGCACCCGCAAGGCGGTGCTGCAGCGCTGGGCCGCGCTGATGCGCGAGCATCTCGACGAGCTCGCGCTGCTCGAGACGCTCGACACCGGCAAGCCGATCGCCGATACCACGGCGATCGACGTGCCGGCCGCCGCGCATTGCGTCGACTGGTATGCGGAGGCGATCGACAAGGTCGGCGGCGAAGTCGCGCCGGTCGACCATCATCTGGTCGGGCTCGTCACGCGCGAGCCGATCGGCGTCGTCGCGGCCGTCGTGCCGTGGAATTTCCCGCTGTTGATGGCCGCGTGGAAATTCGCGCCGGCGCTCGCGGCCGGCAACAGCGTCGTGCTCAAGCCATCGGAGAAATCGCCGCTCACCGCGATTCGCGTGGCGCAGCTCGCGTGCGACGCGGGCGTGCCGCCGGGCGTGTTCAGTGTCGTGCCGGGCGGCGCGGAGCCGGGCAAGGCGCTTGCGCTGCATCGCGACGTGGACTGCATTGCGTTTACGGGGTCGACGCGCACGGGGCAGCAGATCATGGCGTGTGCCGCGCAGTCGAACCTGAAGCGCGTGTGGCTCGAACTCGGCGGCAAGTCGCCGAACATCGTGCTGCGCGATTGCCCCGATCTCGACCGCGCCGCGCAGGCGGCCGCCGACGCGATTTTCTTCAACATGGGCGAAGTGTGCACGGCCGGCTCGCGCCTGCTCGTGCATCGCGACATCAAGGACGCATTCGTCGCGAAGCTGGTCGATGCGTCGCGGCGTTTCGCGCCCGGGCATCCGCTCGATCCGTCGGTGACGATGGGGGCGATCGTCGATCGCACGCAGCTCGATCGCGTGATGGGATATATCGGGGCCGGGCGCGACGAAGGCAAGCTCGTCACGGGCGGCGCGCGCGTGCGCGAGGAGACGGGCGGGTTCTATGTCGAGCCGACGGTGTTCGAGGTGAAGCCCGACGCGAAGATCGCGCGCGAGGAGATCTTCGGGCCGGTGTTGTCGGTGATCGTGTTCGACGAAGTCGACGAGGCCGTGCGGATCGCCAACGACACCGAGTATGGGCTGGCCGCCGCCGTCTGGTCGGCCGATCTCTCGACCGCGCATGCGGTGGCAAGACGGCTGCGAGCGGGCACCGTGTGGGTCAACTGCTATGGCGACGGCAGCGACGACATGAACTTCCCGTTCGGCGGTTACAAGCTGTCGGGTAACGGCCGCGACAAGTCGCTGCATGCGCTCGACAAGTACACCGAACTGAAGTCGACGGTCGTGCGGTTGTAA
- a CDS encoding amidase family protein, whose amino-acid sequence MTQELWRLSAAEMAERVARRDVSATELTRSCLQRLDAVNPRINAIVDVMADSALQGASDADAAIARGAPVGPLHGVPLTVKINVDTAGYATTNGVRAFSDLIAHEDSPVTANLRKAGAIVIGRSNAPAFSYRWFTDNDLHGRTSNPWDPSLTPGGSSGGAAAAVAAGIGAIAHGNDLGGSIRYPAYACGVAGLRPSTGRVPAYNPTQSKDRTLAVQLASVQGPLARTVGDLRLALDAMAAGDARDAWWMPVAPDAHEAAFPARVAVCTALPGVPSDPVVVDAIRQAARWLEEAGCIVEEVAPPRIAEACDLWLDLVTNEARSGLGDVIMQHGDASIRTAFASQRRLATPLDLEGYMNGLARRTALLRDWQQFFVRYPLLLMPVSCAQPFAIDADQHGDDAMRAIVERQGPLLATALLGLPGLSVPTGIRDGVPTGVQLVAGRFQEALCLAAGEAIEARAGIFTPIDPVTGS is encoded by the coding sequence ATGACCCAGGAATTGTGGCGTCTCAGCGCGGCCGAGATGGCCGAACGCGTCGCGCGTCGCGACGTGTCGGCCACCGAACTCACGCGCAGCTGCCTGCAGCGGCTTGACGCGGTGAACCCCCGCATCAACGCGATCGTCGACGTGATGGCCGACAGCGCGTTGCAGGGCGCTTCCGATGCCGACGCCGCGATCGCGCGCGGCGCACCGGTCGGCCCGCTGCACGGCGTGCCGTTGACCGTGAAGATCAACGTCGACACGGCCGGATACGCGACGACCAACGGCGTGCGCGCGTTTTCGGACCTGATCGCGCACGAGGACAGCCCGGTGACCGCGAACCTGCGCAAGGCCGGCGCGATCGTGATCGGGCGCAGCAATGCGCCGGCGTTTTCGTATCGCTGGTTCACGGACAACGACCTGCACGGCCGCACGTCGAATCCGTGGGATCCGTCGCTGACGCCGGGCGGTTCCAGCGGCGGCGCAGCCGCGGCCGTGGCCGCCGGGATCGGCGCGATCGCGCACGGCAACGACCTGGGCGGCTCGATCCGCTACCCGGCCTACGCATGCGGCGTCGCCGGGCTGCGGCCCAGCACCGGGCGCGTGCCGGCGTACAACCCGACGCAGTCGAAGGACCGCACGCTTGCGGTGCAGCTCGCATCCGTCCAGGGCCCGCTCGCACGCACGGTCGGCGACCTGCGGCTCGCGCTCGACGCGATGGCGGCAGGCGACGCGCGCGACGCATGGTGGATGCCGGTCGCGCCGGATGCACACGAAGCCGCGTTCCCCGCGCGTGTGGCCGTGTGCACGGCGCTGCCCGGCGTGCCGTCCGATCCGGTGGTGGTCGATGCGATCCGGCAGGCCGCGCGCTGGCTTGAAGAAGCCGGCTGCATCGTCGAGGAAGTGGCGCCGCCGCGGATCGCCGAGGCGTGCGATCTGTGGCTTGACCTGGTGACCAACGAAGCACGCAGCGGCCTCGGCGACGTGATCATGCAGCATGGCGACGCGTCGATCCGCACCGCATTCGCAAGCCAGCGCCGTCTCGCGACGCCGCTCGACCTCGAGGGCTACATGAACGGCCTCGCGCGGCGCACCGCGCTGCTGCGCGACTGGCAGCAGTTCTTCGTACGCTATCCGCTGCTGCTGATGCCGGTGTCGTGCGCGCAGCCGTTCGCGATCGACGCGGATCAGCACGGCGACGACGCGATGCGCGCGATCGTCGAGCGGCAGGGGCCGCTGCTCGCGACCGCGCTGCTCGGGTTGCCGGGGCTGTCGGTGCCGACCGGCATTCGCGATGGCGTGCCGACCGGCGTGCAGCTCGTCGCCGGACGCTTCCAGGAAGCGCTGTGTCTCGCCGCGGGCGAAGCGATCGAGGCACGCGCGGGCATCTTCACGCCGATCGATCCGGTCACCGGGTCGTGA
- a CDS encoding alpha/beta hydrolase family protein, producing MKRIVIAGIALVLLLLAAVGAVVLRGLSDFELKNADVSTLVFRAGDADLVGTLALPAHAPDAPIVLLVHGDGPRTRFSDDAMLPLVNSLLDAGIGVFAWDKQGTGRSGGDWLAQSMQDRANETIAAMARVRAAVGPAPRIGLLGFSQGGWVIPRVANAVRPAFSVIVGGAVSWRRQGTYLTRQQLQATGLQPDRIDATLAAERRVNDAIFGQADVPADPRRRPDIEPRRFGFIARNYLEDSSQALASMQGPVLAVWGAQDRNVDPVDEANTYTHAFANQPHRRVVVVPDATHALLRAGWFDYQLESDWPTWKQWLYTALGRDAYAPGTLGPIEAWIRAQ from the coding sequence TTGAAGCGTATCGTCATTGCCGGCATTGCGCTCGTCCTGCTCCTGCTGGCCGCGGTGGGCGCAGTCGTGTTGCGCGGCCTGTCCGATTTCGAGCTGAAGAATGCGGACGTGTCGACGCTCGTATTCCGCGCCGGCGACGCCGACCTCGTCGGCACGCTCGCGCTGCCGGCCCACGCGCCCGATGCGCCGATCGTGCTGCTCGTCCACGGCGACGGGCCGCGCACGCGCTTCTCGGACGACGCGATGCTGCCGCTCGTCAACAGCCTGCTCGACGCCGGGATCGGCGTATTCGCGTGGGACAAGCAGGGCACCGGCCGCAGCGGCGGCGACTGGCTCGCGCAATCGATGCAGGACCGCGCAAACGAAACGATCGCCGCGATGGCGCGCGTGCGCGCCGCCGTCGGTCCCGCGCCCAGGATCGGCCTGCTCGGCTTCTCGCAAGGCGGCTGGGTGATTCCGCGCGTCGCGAATGCGGTGCGGCCCGCATTCTCGGTGATCGTCGGCGGCGCCGTCAGCTGGCGCCGGCAAGGCACCTACCTCACGCGACAGCAGCTCCAGGCAACCGGCCTGCAGCCGGATCGAATCGATGCGACACTGGCCGCCGAGCGACGCGTCAACGACGCGATCTTCGGCCAGGCGGACGTGCCGGCCGATCCGCGTCGCCGCCCCGACATCGAGCCGCGCCGCTTCGGCTTCATCGCGCGCAACTACCTGGAAGATTCATCACAGGCGCTCGCGAGCATGCAGGGGCCCGTGCTGGCCGTGTGGGGCGCGCAGGACCGCAATGTCGATCCGGTCGACGAGGCGAACACTTACACGCACGCGTTCGCGAACCAGCCCCACCGGCGCGTGGTGGTCGTGCCCGATGCAACGCATGCGCTGCTGCGCGCCGGCTGGTTCGACTACCAGCTCGAGTCCGACTGGCCGACGTGGAAGCAGTGGCTGTACACGGCGCTCGGGCGCGATGCGTATGCACCGGGCACGCTCGGCCCGATCGAAGCGTGGATCCGGGCGCAGTGA